The window ttttaaccaacCTTAcacaatatacctacttatgtacctacgagTACAACCAAAGTTTGTGGCATACCTGGATCGGGTGTTGATTCTGCTCTTGGTTGAGTGGGAGTGTATTTTGGAGTGAGGTATGGGTGAGTCTCCCGCTCCGTGGAGAGGGCTTGATTCCTTCGTAGTCTCAGTGGTTGTATCCTTTTGGGAGTCGAAAGTCGTCAAGGTCATTGATTCCTACAAACAAAGTTAACGATTGTATCATGGGTGCCATTAATTAACATTTGACATTGGTTGAGTAAGATGCGTAAAATCGAAGACAATTTAATGCTTCATTCAATGATGGTTGGTCTATTTATTCGGGTCGtgactttaaatattaatttatttggtATATTTAAAGACAAACGGACAAACTCACGTCACTTATTTGTCGCTATTGGTGACATGTGTCGAACTTTTGAACCCATCGgaggtccttcctcaggcttcAGGCTCACGCGCAACGAGCGGTGAAGCGGGCGGCCCGCGCAGAGCGCGGAGTGCAGCCGTCGGTCAGAGCCGTTGTGAGCATTCAAgtctgaggaaggacccccgatgTTCAAAACGTTTATCGCCAATAGCGACGAGTAATTGACGTGAATTTAACAGTTGgtcttttaatattttaaaataatattatgtctcacgaaagtttaattttgAATTTCCTTGGAGTAAACAAACTATTGGGGGTTACCTTGTTGGAAGTCTCTGCTGGAGTGTAGTTAGTGACCCTTTGGAGTAGCTCACTCTCGGTGGCCATATACGAAGAAACGCTCTCGTCCTGTTAGGAAATGCaggtcatatcatatcatattagggtcaaacagaaaactgtgttacgtctttcctgtagacatacacaagagttaagggctataaaggtaaattttcttatttacagttcgcgcgaacactagttttctctcctgtcaCCTGTGGGCAATAGTAGTTATAGTCATCTTCAACATCAAGAAAGAAGAAGGTGCGCACGGCGCCTCGTAAGACTCAGTGTGGTACCGCCGAACCGGCTAATTCTGGCTTGCGGATTGCTACACCGAGTAAGGCGCTGTAGTGTACGTATCGCGACTGCATTATACCGCCACGGCTGCTGAAGTGGTGGAATATGTACACCAAAAGaccggctacacgctgaggatgttccagcttcgatcgcgccactacgtgcagttcaactcttttgtggtgcgcgtgccgcgaccgctgcaggagaccatcgagtgcgccgacttctggccgaaaggtgtcgtgtttcggaagttccggggcaaactgccgattCCTActcaagagcagccgatgcaacggagccacgccgttttgtcaactaaatagtgtttagttttaagtttataaaatacatatatatgtatgttagtctgtaaggtaattgtaatatgggccttgttgcctgaattaaatttctaaaaaaaaaaaaaaagtgggccagcgccggccactccaagggacgcagccatgcggtagaatgagatagcaatatcacttgctccctctaatgcataaatgagtcccttggagtggccggcgctggcccatcgtgtagaggagccatcatgaGCGAACTGACTAGCTCTGTTGCCGCTAAggaatgtaataataataatgcacACGCTGAGCTCTAAATCGGCTAGAAGACAGACAGACGATTCACTATGGCTCTAAGTTTGTGGTAGTAATGATAATAGCCTCGTTTTAGTTGTCTTATATATCaattttaaccctttgaacatGAAGAAACCTTAACGTCGTGACTTGTCGTGCACATAGCATCATCATCAACTTACAAAAAtgcttataaatcttatggcGTATGCTAAGAACCATTCATAGTACCTACGCCTAGCTTACTCGTATGTTATGAGCTTATGACATTTTTTGGGTTAGAAGAAAATTACTGGCAAAGTTTAAGCATTAGATACTCACAAACGTAATGCTATCATAATCGTAACTTTCTTCGTACATGTATCCTGGCAGTAACACTTTACCCGGAAACCTGGTGAAACATGCAAAgcaatacattttataaaaccAAGTCTCGATATtctcgataaactcaaaaactactgaacggattttcatacgaTTTTCATCACCTATGTATTACTATTagaagaacaaattaaattattttcagaaaatattttaatttgttttaccATACCTGCACTCTGGCGGAATTTCGTCCACCACGGGTAAGTCTATGGACTGCGAGCTTGGCCACTTTCTCAGAGTCTCCTCGACGACCTCCTCCACCACGTTCAGGTTCATCCGGCCCCAGGAATCCTTGGGGGAGGGCGAGGGCATCTCGTCTGGGGTCCAGGACTCCACACGCTTCGGGATGAAGCAGGGGGGGTGGGCGGAAGGATCCTCGCCTGGGTCGTGTTTGTAGAAGTACCTGGAGAGATGTGAGGATTCTGGATTTTCAAAGCAGACCCTCGAACCCTCGGATGTCTTTTCAAAGACTTCCGATATCACTCTTACTCGCAAAATACTGCGTTATGTTTGTAGACAGTTGTATCGTATTATATACTAATACCTACCGGTATAAAAATAGGTTTTAGCGATACCACAAAACTAAAATAGTTCATGAATTCTGTATTCCGATTGGTTAATTGGTGTTATTATTGATAACTAAGCTTACAAAGAGCCATTTAGTTAATATGCAATGTGTGATATCACAACTCATTTTTTCAAAAAGGGACTCAAGGGGAGAAAGTCAGAAGCTTTCTAAAATGATCTTCTGATCGCAAATAtgggtagagtctgtgcggaaagagaagagtcgtggcagaaacgggaactaacattttaaattttatatggcaatcaaacctttgacatatgtcttgtaaaaagtaaacaaacttctgtcattgtatattatattaacaaaaaccgcaagttttatgcataaaatattttcaaaacacgatgaaaccgtacataaaaccacgaaaaattatatttaacattgttcggttttgtcagcgggaagaaaacggctaaaagccgactatcgacttacaaaaagtcgcggaacgtgtttccgctattcacgggtattgatgttgtatttaatattaaataattacctatttaataagccccctaagtaacttgtctccggtacataatcggtaagtatattaattcaaaatatattaattttcataaatatgcaggtcattcatgatctttaaaataactgacaaatagtcttgatacttgccattttatgcacatttatatgtaattttttttcaggattgtgtaaaagtacctacggtatctcgaataaaagaccgctaagtaggtgatatgcaagaattcgtaatctacgtgccggattcaagcacatccagttcctcacatcagtccctggttgttctgaaactagctcaaacataagtgacattgaatattttaattcagacttcgattacaaagaataaaactttttcataaaaatatttctttatttgtaagttcgtttactaggttctgttagttacgaaattgtaagtatttcatatttagcagacttttcggcgaagtaaaatatcgtgagatgagagaaccggacatatcccaataaggcctacctacttatgcactatttttattcatattcatatttattattaataatgtacagatacattacaagtcaagtttacaattggttaaatatatcccagatagtaaaattacaggtctaatgcccaatttctacccgatctacccggttttgtattaaaataactgttggactgcacatattaggtagtacataaatgagactctatcttgtttggtactaaaattacagttgtttggtactaaagttacaaattcttaactagttttagcagttttgtcaatcgcactgtcactttttagtatgtgagacataaaaacaagagtgtgttttaaaaagaaaactagtgcctgcgctaaatcagaggattgatttgacgagccgacaccaccaccaggctccgtttagtaagccgtggtaaaaaaccggaacaaaagggatacaagtatcatgacctttagtgtcgtactataatcacgtgaccagtgttgtcagcatagcaaaaaccataaaatagcactggcgcgccctcaaatcccacgactcttctctttccgcacagactctagctaTTGAGCGCAACTGAAACAAGTAAAAGTTTTTAGTCATGttactttaatattaaattagaaCCGTCAATGCGTGGTGACTGCGAGTCGAGAAATTTATGTCAACCGGCAAGAAAAATCGCAGATATTCAAAAATGTATGCGATCAGTCGTCGAGTCCTTCAAATCTTTTATTCAATCGATTTATACAAGACAGATTGACATTTTGTGCAAACATCAATTGGTATTCAccataaaataaattgatttgGCAGGTATTCGATCGCACGATCTATGAATAGGCACGACCTCTGACAGAATCACTTAGGCGACCATTCAAATGTAAAGCAGGGGCCTTGGTCCGTTTTATAAAAGGACtgaaatttgtaattttataggctctttctaacaaacatatttattagaaaataaatttaaagcTTTTAGAATAACTctacatttaaaattatttttgtggtTAAGACTTCTAAGGAGCTTTTAGGTTTTAGGTTAGGTAGTGACTCCGAGTATTAGTACCTAATCCTCCGCCATTGAAGGGCTTTGccactttttctttagtttaTATTATGACATCTGGCTGAGACAGCAGAGCAAGATCACGGATGTTGTAAAACGCGTAGCCAATTTGAAGTGATATGGgctgaaggcctaccgcgaaccacgttcgacgtgttcccTCTTTGTCACACTTGtaatttcgtacgtaagtgtgacagggaggcaacacgtcgaacgtggttcgcggtaggaccTCTGGTCATATAGCAAGAAAGACCGATTCGTGGGCTAAGCGACTAGTCGAGTGGCGACCATGGGGAGAAGAGCGTAATCAAAGTAGACCCcagccagagggcctaccgcggacCTCATTGGACGGGTTGCCtcttgtcgcacttgtaaattcgtacgtaagggggacaggaaggcaacacgtcgaacgaggttcgcggtaggccctcaggcccCAGATGCGTTGGGACGACATCAAAACAACTGCGGGGAAGAAGTGGCTGGTGGAACCGTGACGATTGGCGTTAAATGAAGGAGGCCTACCTACGAAAGGTCATAAGAGAGAGATATATATGGCATCTATatcattttaaataataaataaataataaataataaatattataggacattcttacacagattgactaagtcccacagtaagctcaagaaggcttgtgttgtgggtactcagacaacgatataatatatataatatacaaatacttaaatacatagaaaacacccatgactcaggaacaaatatctgtatcatcatacaaataaatgcccttactgggattcgaacccaggaccatcggcttcgcaggcagggtcactacccactaggccagaccggtcgtcaaattttATTACTTACCAGTCTATTAGTTTAAGCCAGGCTTGAGCGGCGCAGTGGACGGTGAAAGGCGCTATTTGGCGCTCCATGTATTTCTCGTAGACGATCAGTATCGCATCTTCGACGATCTCCTCCCGGATCTCCAGGACGATCATCTCTGTGTCCTCTTTCTGTAGGACCTCGGCCCTGGACAATATATATGGTTAACAATAATTGTCCATAGCAAAATCCTACAATGTCTgcgagaccgagctttgctcggtaaacatataaaaactcgaaaatgcgcgttttccccaGAGATCAGACCTAGCTTGATCGATTTATCGCagccgaaaacccccatatagcaaatttcatcgaaatcgttaggtccgtttccaagatccccgaaaaaaataaacaagaattgctcgtttaaaggtattagaatacgagtaggtataagtTTTTACGAGGTACATAGTGTCATTATGAATTTGGTaggtaaaaaaaaccgaccaagtgcgagtcggactcacgcatgAAGGGTCGGAACCCATCATGCGTGAGTCCGGAaccattatgcaaaaaacggcaaaaagatcacgtttgttgtatgggtaTGATTGTTTTCAATGGACATAAAGAAAACAATCCGATAAATCAATTCCTTAAGTATGTAATTCAATCGCAGACTTACCCGTATTCGCATTGGACATAAGTATatgcatttaaaaaaaccggaccaGTGCgatatttagtatttgttgttatagcaccagcaacagaaatacctatatcatctgtgaaaatttcaactgcctagctatcgcggttcatgagatagagcctggtgacggacacacggacagtggagtcttagtaatagggtcccgtttttaccctttgggtacagaaccctaaaaaaaagtaCTTGCACGCCTGACAAGTAAATGGTTCTAAATTAGGAATGAAAAATTGCTCAGTCAGTTACATCAGGCGCTACGCGAAAACAACGATATGGGAACTTTGTTAGCTTTGTTAGACTTTTAGAGGGCTCCCATATGATTAGTTACAGGGAATAGTTTCTTATTTTACCAATTGGATCCCACTCGGCAAGTAAACACCTTTATAATCAGGTCAGTAAGGGGATATAAATCGCTCATCACAACCAGGTAAAAATACAATGTCAGAACGGTGTGCCTTTAAaagattaaaaaaccgggcaagtgcgagtcggactcgcgcacgaagggttccgtaccataatgcaaaaaaaaaaacaaaaaaaaaagcaaaaagaaaactgtcacccatccaagtactgacccctcccgacgttgcttaactttggtcaaaaatcacgtttgttgtatgggagccccatttaaatctttattttattctgtttttagtatttgttgttatagcggcaacagaaatacatcatctgtgaaaatttcaactgtctagctatcacggttcgtgagatacagcctggtgacagacggacggacggacggacggacggacggacggacggacagcgaagtcttagtaatagggtcccgttttaccctttgggtacggaaccctaaaaataaatgattatgattatgattatgaaagcAAGTTCAAGTGCATGCAAAATTCCTTcatgtaattataaaatatgatTAATCAAGTTAAATGGCAAATACAAGTAGGTACCAAGTTCGTTCAGGGATAATATCTCTTGGCAGTGCAACGAGCACTTTCTGGTCATCCACAGCCGTCTTCCGACCAAGACGAGACACGGCGTAGTTATTCAGAATAGGAGGCCCGGATCTATTGAATTGCATTGGCATCATCATGAAGCCAATAATTATATCCAGTATAATATTCGAAATATATCACGATAATGAAGtaattaaattgaataaatgtAGAGCCAACTTGAAGCGTGACATTGACAAATGAACAAAATCTTTTTTCaagaaaatatacctaaaagTTACGAGAGCCGCTTTCTCACTTTATTACGTGACCTATCCTATTTATTACTTGGCCTTTACTTGGTCACTTATTTTCGTTCCAATACGTATTTtgctacataataaaatatttcatttaaagtTCAAGGTTAACTAGACATGATAACTTTATTTAGGCAGGATTATTCCCCTAGGCGATAATATAATCTCAATAACCGAGCACTTCAACTGATAAAATATTATTCGTAATGCGCATCGTGTGAAACACCTTAAAACCATaaagcaaaattaaaatttaaaaacctcAAAAACGACGCAGGTGGCCAGACACTCTTGGAGTCATAAACAAACGGCTGACAGCTGTTTGAATAAGTTTGAAGGTGACAAAAACCAAGCGTAAATTTTCACAAAACCCATtgaatattcataaaataatatttgaaaGTGTAGAATATGAACGTTTACAATCATTAAAAAGTGTACTCAGTACAGTGTATGTTAAATAATGAGTGTGTATTTTGTGTCTGAGCTTTTGTTGTAATTGTTCAAAATGTATACTCTCAAGGGTATATTTCCAGAACCAAGTAAGTACAATTTATTTTAGATGCTCTATTTAATTTTCATCTCTTATATATAAAAGAAAAAACGTATTATATCGTAACAATTATACCAAAATATCCGTATCACCATAGACGAGTAACACGTACTCGATTTGccgtcattattttgacatcaatcaattttaaacatttaaaagtcGTGTAGTGCATCGTTTCAATAGTATTTTTACGTTTTCACTAAACAGAACTACATTTTTTGCAGAAAAGGAGcagaaaaaaaactttataagGGAAAACATGAAACAGCTTAAATATATTCAGGGCAAGTCGCCCAAAGAGTCACAACAAGGTCTGACGAGCGTCCCTCCGCGGATCCCTAGGCAGTCAGCCGTAGCCCTCAGCAAAGTCAAGTCCTCAGCATCGGGAAAAAGCGGCAAAGCTGCCTTCTCAATTGGGAAATCCATAGGCAACCCTCGGAAGAAATTGACCGATGTCCGAATTAAGAAAGGTGACATGGCTGAGTTCTTGGAGAGAAAAGAGAGACGTGCCAAGCAAGTTAAAGAAGAAGAGAGAGAGACAGAGGAAGAGGATTGCAAATCGTCAGAATCATCTGGATGCCTGAGAGATATAGGTTGTCAGACTATAGAGTCCACTTTAGCCCAACAACTAACCGAATGCACTAAACTTACTGTGTTATACCCTAAGAAAGAGGACGAGGAAGCTAAGTTGAAAGCAAGCGGGGACTCCAGCCTCCACAATCGAGTGACAACACCTAAGGGACGTAAGGGTAGTGATGAGATGAATATTGATTCGGAGCGGAATCGTAGTAGGCTAAATGCAATATTGGAAAGGAAGGACAAAGACAACAAAGATCCTTATCTACCATCAGGTAACTTCATTTATGCAATCTGTTAGTTTAGCAAGGTTTTTCCATGGTGTTTTTATCATActatataatttgtttgtagcAGAAGTAcagaaataaaagtaaacactgCCTAGTGtataaatatgggtgtagactgTAGACAAATTACTCAAagatatgtcccatagttcttaattagctaacataagagctatgggacatatattattttctgagatgatttgtgcacccatatttttacacttga of the Cydia fagiglandana chromosome 17, ilCydFagi1.1, whole genome shotgun sequence genome contains:
- the LOC134672848 gene encoding uncharacterized protein C2orf81-like, which encodes MMMPMQFNRSGPPILNNYAVSRLGRKTAVDDQKVLVALPRDIIPERTWAEVLQKEDTEMIVLEIREEIVEDAILIVYEKYMERQIAPFTVHCAAQAWLKLIDWYFYKHDPGEDPSAHPPCFIPKRVESWTPDEMPSPSPKDSWGRMNLNVVEEVVEETLRKWPSSQSIDLPVVDEIPPECRFPGKVLLPGYMYEESYDYDSITFDESVSSYMATESELLQRVTNYTPAETSNKESMTLTTFDSQKDTTTETTKESSPLHGAGDSPIPHSKIHSHSTKSRINTRSSMLARSRNALPPLQSDSRSRASAISDCRLRSLRLDTNYDMSSEKLVSPPKVNMKRK
- the LOC134672792 gene encoding enkurin domain-containing protein 1-like codes for the protein MYTLKGIFPEPKKEQKKNFIRENMKQLKYIQGKSPKESQQGLTSVPPRIPRQSAVALSKVKSSASGKSGKAAFSIGKSIGNPRKKLTDVRIKKGDMAEFLERKERRAKQVKEEERETEEEDCKSSESSGCLRDIGCQTIESTLAQQLTECTKLTVLYPKKEDEEAKLKASGDSSLHNRVTTPKGRKGSDEMNIDSERNRSRLNAILERKDKDNKDPYLPSGYQRGVVPAYLRARREGGAGAAGAEPGDECPAGHVALPDQERKETLRMLRNSFAELVSELNKMPVKTDTLRMRNRKMELEKQLAKLEEGIKVFSRPKVFVKIGE